A window from Desulfobulbaceae bacterium DB1 encodes these proteins:
- a CDS encoding glucokinase — MLLAADVGGTKTDLAVYDTAHGLGNAVVEATFASGKYSSFAQLLEDFLADGKLRIDRACFGVAGPVLDNRVRLTNLPWQIDGDEIAGKFAMGSVVVINDLVALGSAIPFLQPDDVRVLHAGNRKEKGAVGVVAPGTGLGMAFLVWNGAKYQVCPSEGGHAGFAPGRDDAELFRFLQAQNRAISIESLCSGQGLPNIYGFLRDSGLFPEPEWLKEELAGAHDPTPVIVAAAMDPLRKCHICRETVRSFVGILADVCGNLALTVVATGGMYIGGGIPPRILPFLLEDDFHGRFAGRGKMSGLLADVPVAVIINSKAALLGAAAYGLGNDE, encoded by the coding sequence TTGCTCCTCGCCGCCGACGTCGGCGGCACCAAAACAGATCTGGCCGTTTATGACACCGCGCACGGGCTCGGAAATGCTGTTGTCGAAGCGACTTTTGCCTCCGGCAAGTACAGCTCTTTTGCTCAGCTTTTGGAGGATTTTCTCGCAGACGGGAAACTTCGGATTGACCGGGCCTGTTTTGGGGTTGCCGGGCCCGTGCTGGACAACAGGGTACGACTGACCAATCTTCCCTGGCAAATTGACGGGGATGAAATAGCCGGTAAATTCGCCATGGGCTCGGTTGTCGTGATCAATGATCTGGTGGCGCTGGGCAGCGCCATTCCTTTTTTGCAGCCGGATGATGTCCGTGTGCTGCATGCCGGGAACAGGAAGGAAAAGGGCGCCGTCGGAGTGGTGGCGCCGGGCACGGGGCTGGGTATGGCCTTTCTGGTGTGGAATGGAGCAAAGTATCAGGTCTGTCCGTCGGAAGGGGGACATGCCGGTTTTGCTCCGGGCCGGGATGATGCGGAGCTGTTCAGGTTCTTGCAGGCGCAAAACAGGGCCATAAGCATTGAATCGCTTTGTTCGGGGCAGGGACTGCCCAATATCTATGGTTTTTTGCGGGATTCAGGGCTCTTCCCTGAACCGGAATGGCTGAAAGAGGAACTGGCCGGGGCGCATGACCCGACACCTGTTATTGTCGCGGCGGCCATGGACCCGCTGCGAAAATGCCATATCTGTCGGGAGACGGTACGCAGCTTCGTGGGCATATTGGCTGATGTGTGCGGCAACCTTGCCCTAACGGTTGTCGCCACCGGCGGCATGTATATCGGTGGCGGTATCCCCCCCCGGATTCTTCCCTTTCTGCTGGAGGATGATTTTCACGGTCGTTTCGCCGGCAGGGGGAAAATGTCCGGTTTGCTCGCCGATGTTCCTGTTGCCGTTATTATAAATTCCAAGGCAGCCCTGCTGGGTGCCGCTGCGTATGGGTTGGGCAATGATGAATAA
- a CDS encoding TVP38/TMEM64 family protein → MNKKTLQQAAIVLFGAGCVALFYVMGLDRYLTLHYLKESQAGFAELYAARPFAVIASYMAVYILATALSLPGAVIMTLAGGALFGLLTGTVIISFASTIGATLACIVSRFLLRDWVQRKFGDRLEPINRGIEQEGGFYLFTLRLVPVFPFFLINLAMGVTRIPLRRYYWVSQVGMLPGTIVYVNAGKELGKLESVSGILSPSLLLSFALLGLFPITAKKVLGWIKIRRDV, encoded by the coding sequence ATGAATAAGAAAACCCTGCAACAAGCGGCCATTGTCCTTTTTGGCGCCGGCTGTGTCGCCCTTTTTTATGTTATGGGTTTGGACCGCTATCTGACCCTGCACTATCTGAAAGAGTCACAGGCCGGCTTCGCCGAACTTTACGCCGCACGCCCTTTTGCAGTTATCGCGTCCTACATGGCCGTCTACATTCTCGCCACCGCGCTTTCCCTGCCCGGCGCGGTGATCATGACCCTGGCCGGCGGGGCACTGTTTGGTCTGCTCACCGGCACGGTGATCATTTCTTTTGCCAGCACCATCGGCGCGACACTTGCCTGCATCGTTTCGCGTTTTCTGCTGCGTGACTGGGTACAAAGAAAATTCGGCGACCGGCTTGAGCCGATCAACCGGGGCATCGAGCAGGAGGGAGGATTTTATCTTTTCACCCTTCGTCTGGTGCCGGTCTTTCCCTTTTTTCTCATCAACCTGGCCATGGGCGTCACCCGTATTCCCCTGCGCCGGTATTACTGGGTGTCGCAAGTCGGCATGCTGCCGGGCACCATTGTTTATGTCAACGCCGGCAAGGAGCTTGGCAAGTTGGAATCGGTATCCGGCATACTTTCCCCCAGCCTGCTTCTTTCCTTTGCCCTGCTCGGCCTTTTCCCGATCACGGCGAAGAAAGTGTTGGGATGGATAAAAATTCGCAGGGATGTTTAA
- a CDS encoding mercuric reductase — protein sequence MTKYDYDLGVIGGGAAGLTVTAGAAQLGAKTLLIEREPELGGDCLHYGCVPSKTLIKTADVYQSIKTATRFGLPEVDIPPVDFARVKERIKSVIAAIQQHDSVERFCRLGAKVEFGVPCFVDEHSVSLNGKTVSARSWVIATGSSPAAASIPGLETTPFVTNREIFSLDRLPSSMAVFGAGPIAVEMAQAFSRLGTKVTVIQRSSQILSKEDKDMADLVMAAMVGEGVVFHLNTNVLGVRDLGKVKEVRLAGPDNTPFCLNVETLLVALGRTPNTDGLGLDKIDLACDGKGIQVDRRMRTGRKHIYAPGDVNGSFQFTHAAGYEGGIVVSNAVFHLPRKADYTWMPWCTYADPELASIGMNEKAAKAAGIDYQVWSEDFAGNDRALTEGETGKIKMILDEKERPVGVQICGPRAGELISEWVAMLNGSVKLSTLAGAVHPYPTLTEINKRVTANYFSPKIFSETVKKGLKLFFQLKGSACDPCSDLAGK from the coding sequence ATGACAAAATATGACTATGATCTCGGCGTGATAGGCGGCGGGGCCGCCGGACTCACCGTAACGGCCGGTGCGGCGCAATTGGGTGCAAAAACGCTGCTGATTGAAAGGGAACCTGAGCTGGGTGGCGACTGCCTGCATTATGGATGCGTGCCGAGCAAGACGCTGATCAAAACGGCCGACGTCTATCAATCCATCAAAACGGCAACCCGTTTCGGCTTGCCCGAGGTGGATATCCCACCGGTTGACTTTGCCCGGGTGAAGGAAAGAATCAAGTCGGTCATTGCCGCCATCCAGCAGCACGATTCGGTGGAGCGTTTCTGCAGGCTGGGGGCAAAGGTCGAATTCGGCGTTCCCTGTTTCGTTGATGAACACAGCGTTTCGTTAAACGGCAAAACGGTGTCCGCCCGGTCATGGGTCATTGCTACCGGTTCGTCGCCTGCCGCCGCGTCCATTCCCGGCCTTGAAACAACACCCTTCGTGACCAACAGGGAGATTTTCTCCCTCGACAGGCTGCCTTCCTCCATGGCGGTATTCGGCGCCGGTCCCATTGCCGTTGAGATGGCCCAGGCCTTCAGCCGGCTGGGGACAAAGGTAACGGTTATCCAGCGCAGCAGCCAGATACTCAGCAAGGAAGACAAGGACATGGCGGATCTCGTCATGGCGGCCATGGTCGGGGAAGGGGTGGTTTTTCATCTTAATACCAACGTGCTCGGGGTGCGCGATCTGGGAAAGGTAAAAGAGGTGAGGCTTGCCGGGCCGGACAACACCCCGTTTTGCCTCAACGTCGAAACACTGCTGGTCGCCTTGGGCAGGACGCCGAACACCGATGGCCTGGGGCTTGATAAAATTGATCTTGCCTGCGACGGGAAGGGAATTCAGGTGGACAGGCGCATGCGTACCGGCCGGAAACATATTTACGCGCCCGGCGATGTCAACGGCTCCTTTCAGTTCACCCATGCGGCGGGCTATGAGGGGGGAATCGTCGTCAGCAACGCCGTCTTCCATCTGCCCCGCAAGGCGGATTATACCTGGATGCCCTGGTGCACCTATGCCGACCCCGAGCTTGCCTCCATCGGCATGAATGAAAAGGCGGCCAAAGCCGCGGGCATCGATTACCAGGTGTGGAGCGAGGACTTTGCCGGCAACGACCGTGCCCTGACCGAGGGTGAAACCGGCAAAATCAAGATGATCCTCGATGAAAAGGAACGGCCTGTCGGCGTGCAGATCTGCGGGCCTCGAGCCGGTGAGCTGATCAGCGAGTGGGTGGCGATGTTAAACGGATCGGTTAAGCTCTCCACCCTGGCCGGGGCGGTGCATCCTTATCCGACCCTGACGGAAATCAACAAAAGGGTGACGGCAAACTATTTTTCGCCGAAAATATTTTCCGAAACAGTCAAGAAAGGGCTGAAACTCTTTTTCCAGCTCAAGGGTTCGGCCTGCGATCCGTGTTCTGATCTTGCAGGAAAATGA
- a CDS encoding GDP-mannose 4,6-dehydratase — protein sequence MKKRALITGVTGQDGAYLAEFLLRKGYEVHGIKRRSSLFNTDRIDHLYQDPHIENRNFILHYGDMTDSSSLVRIVQQVQPDEVYNLAAQSHVAVSFEEPEYTANSDALGTLRLLEAIRIVGLEKKTRFYQASTSELYGLVRESPQTEKTPFYPRSPYGVAKLYSYWITVNYREAYGMYACNGILFNHESPVRGETFVTRKITRAMARIKLKLQDCLYLGNLNAKRDWGHARDYVKMQWLMLQQEKPEDFVIATGVQHSVRDFVSAAAQELGMRIRWEGEGVDETGILEPCGLHLEPRTIVRVDPRYFRPTEVESLLGDPSKAKNVLGWSPKTTFAELVAEMVREDLKAAERDELVKRHGYIAYDYNE from the coding sequence ATGAAAAAACGGGCACTTATAACCGGCGTAACAGGGCAGGACGGCGCCTATCTTGCCGAGTTCCTGTTGAGAAAAGGATACGAAGTCCACGGCATCAAAAGACGCTCTTCGTTGTTCAACACGGACAGGATAGACCATCTCTATCAGGACCCCCATATAGAAAATAGAAATTTCATTCTCCACTATGGTGATATGACCGATTCCAGCAGCCTGGTGCGAATTGTGCAACAGGTGCAGCCCGACGAGGTTTACAATCTGGCGGCCCAGAGCCATGTCGCCGTCTCATTCGAGGAGCCCGAATACACGGCAAATTCCGACGCACTGGGAACGTTGCGTCTGCTTGAGGCGATACGGATAGTTGGCTTGGAAAAAAAGACCCGTTTTTATCAGGCGTCAACCTCGGAGCTCTACGGCCTTGTGCGGGAATCACCGCAAACCGAAAAAACACCTTTCTACCCCCGTTCACCCTATGGGGTGGCGAAACTGTATTCCTACTGGATCACGGTCAATTATCGCGAAGCGTACGGCATGTATGCCTGTAACGGCATCCTTTTCAACCACGAATCACCCGTTCGCGGTGAAACCTTCGTGACCAGGAAAATCACCCGGGCCATGGCACGTATCAAGCTGAAATTGCAGGATTGCCTCTACCTCGGCAACCTGAATGCCAAACGTGACTGGGGGCATGCCCGTGACTACGTCAAAATGCAGTGGCTGATGCTGCAGCAGGAAAAACCGGAGGATTTTGTCATTGCCACCGGCGTGCAGCACAGCGTGCGCGACTTTGTCAGCGCCGCCGCCCAGGAACTTGGCATGCGGATTCGCTGGGAAGGCGAAGGTGTTGATGAGACCGGAATTCTTGAACCTTGTGGCTTGCATCTTGAGCCTCGCACCATAGTGCGTGTTGATCCCCGCTATTTTCGTCCCACCGAAGTTGAGTCTCTGCTTGGTGATCCTTCCAAGGCAAAAAATGTTTTGGGTTGGTCGCCGAAAACCACTTTTGCCGAGCTGGTTGCCGAGATGGTGCGGGAAGATCTGAAGGCGGCCGAGCGTGACGAGCTGGTCAAACGGCATGGCTATATTGCCTATGACTATAACGAATAA
- a CDS encoding four helix bundle protein encodes MGRFEDLEVWKRSARLSADLYKALQGLKDFGFRDQITRAGLSIPSNIAEGHERGSEKETANFLNYAKGSAGELRTQIYIGMEIGYIEHDIGRKWLGEAEEISRMLHALIKSVRNRSSLL; translated from the coding sequence GTGGGCCGATTCGAAGATCTGGAAGTCTGGAAACGATCTGCACGGTTGAGCGCTGATTTGTATAAAGCCTTGCAGGGGTTAAAGGATTTTGGTTTCCGAGATCAGATTACCCGCGCCGGATTATCTATCCCCTCAAATATTGCCGAAGGCCATGAACGGGGATCGGAGAAGGAGACCGCAAATTTTCTCAACTACGCCAAAGGCTCTGCCGGCGAATTGCGAACACAGATATATATTGGGATGGAGATTGGCTATATTGAGCACGATATTGGAAGGAAGTGGTTGGGCGAAGCAGAGGAAATTTCACGCATGCTCCATGCCTTGATCAAATCTGTCAGGAACCGATCTTCACTCCTGTAG
- a CDS encoding GDP-fucose synthetase: MNLNLESCLLNLNSKIYIAGHRGLVGGSLLRCLAVDGFFNIITRTHAELDLTDQLAVEKFFAQEKPEYVFLAAAKVGGILANSTYPGEFIHQNLAIQQNVIHQSWRTGVKRLLFLGSSCIYPRDCAQPMKEQYLLTGPLETTNRSYAVAKIAGIEMCWAYNRQYGTRYLAVMPTNLYGPGDNYDLQNSHVLPALIRKFHLAKLAVKRNWAAIAQDETRYGPIPESIKSKLRDTCTLNLEPCVSVWGTGSPRREFLYSDDMARACLFLMNLSDDKFQALLSPAGSPLDSCDLNLAPLINIGCGEDQTIRNLADLVKEVVGYTGQVEWDGTKPDGAPRKLLDVGKLFSLGWRPEIALVNGIKMAYKDFFASVIKETPSLNGC; this comes from the coding sequence TTGAATCTTAACCTTGAATCTTGCCTCTTGAATCTTAACTCTAAAATATACATCGCCGGGCATCGGGGGCTGGTGGGGGGATCGCTGCTCCGCTGTCTGGCCGTTGATGGTTTTTTCAATATCATCACCCGTACCCATGCTGAACTCGATCTGACCGATCAGCTGGCGGTAGAAAAGTTTTTTGCCCAGGAAAAACCGGAATACGTCTTCCTGGCGGCAGCCAAGGTCGGCGGCATCCTGGCGAATTCCACCTATCCCGGCGAATTTATCCATCAGAATCTGGCCATCCAGCAGAATGTCATTCATCAATCCTGGCGAACAGGAGTCAAACGCCTTCTTTTTCTCGGCTCATCCTGTATTTATCCCCGGGATTGCGCGCAGCCGATGAAGGAGCAATATCTGCTCACCGGGCCGCTTGAAACGACAAACCGTTCCTATGCCGTTGCCAAAATCGCCGGGATCGAGATGTGTTGGGCTTACAACCGGCAATACGGAACCCGGTATCTGGCGGTTATGCCGACCAACCTCTATGGGCCGGGCGACAATTATGATCTGCAAAACTCCCATGTGTTGCCTGCTCTGATCCGTAAATTTCACCTGGCAAAACTGGCGGTCAAACGCAACTGGGCCGCAATCGCGCAGGATGAAACCAGATACGGCCCCATCCCCGAAAGCATCAAGAGCAAACTTCGTGATACTTGCACCTTGAATCTTGAACCTTGTGTCTCCGTCTGGGGAACCGGATCGCCTCGCCGCGAGTTCCTCTACAGTGACGACATGGCCAGAGCCTGCCTTTTTTTAATGAATCTGTCGGATGATAAATTCCAGGCCCTGCTCAGTCCAGCCGGCTCGCCTCTTGATTCTTGCGACTTGAATCTTGCTCCTTTAATAAACATCGGTTGCGGCGAGGACCAGACAATAAGGAATTTGGCGGACCTGGTGAAGGAAGTTGTCGGCTATACGGGGCAGGTGGAATGGGATGGAACGAAACCGGACGGCGCGCCGAGGAAACTGCTTGATGTCGGCAAACTTTTTTCCTTGGGATGGCGTCCTGAGATTGCCCTGGTCAATGGGATAAAAATGGCGTATAAAGATTTTTTTGCTTCAGTGATAAAGGAAACTCCAAGTCTCAACGGTTGTTGA
- a CDS encoding oxidoreductase: MTSKKNIAVVGTGYWGKNLVRNFHNLGALHSVCDTNPDTLSAFLEQYPGIRGFSSFSQLLNDPDIEGIALATPAPTHANLAKQILLAGKDVYVEKPLCLSETEGIELNSLARVHQRVLMVGHLLWYHPVVLKLKELVDAGELGQLRYIYSNRLNMGLLRREENVLWSFAPHDISVVLGLAGEVPESVRAQGGNFLHKNIADTTVTLLNFASGIRAHIFVSWLHPFKEQKLVVVGEKQMAVFDDTAPWDEKLQLYPHSVDWKGHVPVANKAEVHLVQVPQDEPLRAECAHFLECIETRQTPRTDGEEGLRVLNILNACQASMDQEKKIVIAAFSATVTPDYFVHETAEVDEDVRIGTGAKIWHFSHILAGSSIGPSCNIGQNVVIGPNAQIGSGCKIQNNVSVYEGVTLEDEVFCGPSMVFTNVMNPRAAISRKNEFCRTMVRKGVTFGANSTIVGDVEIGQYAFIGAGAVVVKDVPAFALMVGNPARQIGWMSRYGKRMDLPLAGEGDFVCPYTGDTYQLKGDKVVLLTIKG, encoded by the coding sequence ATGACATCTAAAAAAAATATTGCTGTTGTTGGAACAGGTTACTGGGGTAAAAACCTGGTACGGAATTTTCATAATCTCGGCGCCTTGCATTCTGTCTGCGACACCAATCCCGACACCCTGAGCGCATTTCTTGAGCAATATCCTGGTATAAGGGGTTTTTCCAGCTTTTCTCAGCTCTTAAATGATCCTGATATAGAGGGCATAGCACTTGCCACCCCGGCCCCGACCCATGCGAATTTGGCCAAGCAGATTCTGCTTGCCGGCAAGGATGTTTATGTTGAAAAGCCGCTCTGCCTGTCAGAGACTGAGGGCATTGAATTAAATTCCCTTGCTCGCGTCCATCAACGGGTTCTGATGGTTGGCCATTTGCTTTGGTATCATCCCGTGGTCTTAAAATTGAAAGAGCTGGTTGATGCCGGAGAACTTGGTCAGCTTCGTTATATCTATTCAAACAGGCTGAATATGGGGCTGTTGCGCAGGGAGGAAAATGTTCTCTGGTCTTTTGCCCCCCATGATATTTCCGTTGTTTTGGGTCTTGCCGGGGAGGTTCCAGAATCTGTACGGGCGCAGGGCGGTAATTTCCTCCACAAAAATATTGCCGATACCACGGTTACCCTGCTCAATTTCGCCAGTGGCATCCGGGCCCACATATTTGTGTCGTGGCTGCATCCCTTTAAAGAACAGAAACTGGTGGTGGTCGGCGAGAAGCAGATGGCGGTTTTTGATGACACGGCCCCCTGGGATGAGAAATTGCAACTCTACCCCCATTCCGTGGACTGGAAGGGGCATGTTCCTGTGGCCAATAAGGCTGAAGTGCACCTGGTTCAAGTTCCCCAGGATGAGCCTCTTCGCGCCGAGTGCGCCCATTTTCTTGAGTGCATTGAGACGCGCCAAACACCAAGGACCGACGGGGAGGAGGGCTTGCGGGTCCTCAATATTCTCAATGCCTGTCAGGCGTCCATGGATCAGGAAAAGAAAATCGTCATTGCCGCTTTCTCCGCCACTGTCACCCCGGACTATTTTGTTCATGAGACGGCAGAGGTTGATGAGGATGTGCGCATCGGCACCGGTGCCAAAATATGGCATTTCTCACATATCCTTGCCGGCAGCAGTATCGGCCCATCCTGTAATATCGGCCAGAATGTCGTTATCGGGCCGAATGCCCAAATCGGCAGTGGCTGCAAGATCCAGAATAATGTCTCGGTCTATGAAGGCGTGACTCTGGAGGATGAGGTTTTTTGCGGGCCCAGCATGGTTTTTACAAATGTCATGAACCCCAGGGCGGCCATTTCCCGAAAAAATGAGTTTTGCCGAACCATGGTAAGAAAAGGCGTCACCTTTGGGGCAAATTCCACCATTGTCGGCGATGTCGAGATTGGCCAATATGCCTTTATCGGCGCCGGTGCCGTGGTGGTGAAGGATGTGCCGGCCTTTGCCCTCATGGTGGGCAATCCGGCCCGGCAGATCGGCTGGATGAGCCGTTACGGCAAGCGGATGGATTTGCCTTTGGCCGGGGAGGGTGACTTCGTCTGCCCGTACACGGGAGATACCTATCAGCTCAAGGGCGATAAGGTTGTTTTGCTAACTATTAAAGGGTAA
- a CDS encoding aminotransferase DegT — protein sequence MEFIDLAAQQKVIREKVERNISAVLDHGRYILGPEVAELEKRLADFVGVKHCVGVANGTDALLMALMAKGIGPGDAVFTTPFTFIATAEVVSLLGATPVFVDIDPRTYNIDPEQLGRAIKAVQECDASEHPLPLADDGSPLALTPKAIIPVDLFGLPADYEPIMALARQYGLYVVEDAAQGLGGIYKGRQAGGFGHIGTTSFFPAKPLGCYGDGGAVFTDDDGLADIIRSIRVHGKGTDKYDNIRLGLNARLHTLQAAILLPKLEIFPAEIEARQRVAQRYTDGLKKCDTLVVPHVPEGCQSVWAQYTLLAEDRGTVQEALKAKGVPTAIYYGRCLHLQPAYANLHYKVGDFPVGETSSANVFSLPMHPYLDNETIDYIVEAVCSAMQAR from the coding sequence ATCGAATTTATCGATCTTGCTGCCCAACAGAAAGTTATAAGAGAGAAGGTGGAGCGGAACATCTCCGCAGTCCTTGACCATGGTCGTTACATTCTGGGTCCGGAAGTTGCGGAGCTGGAGAAGAGACTGGCAGACTTTGTCGGTGTCAAGCACTGTGTCGGCGTTGCCAATGGCACCGACGCCCTGCTCATGGCCCTGATGGCCAAAGGTATTGGTCCGGGTGATGCCGTGTTCACCACCCCGTTTACCTTTATTGCCACGGCTGAGGTGGTTTCTCTCCTCGGTGCTACGCCAGTATTTGTTGATATTGATCCGCGCACCTATAATATTGACCCGGAGCAGCTTGGCCGGGCAATTAAGGCTGTGCAGGAATGTGATGCTTCCGAGCACCCTTTGCCCCTGGCTGATGACGGATCCCCCTTGGCGCTTACTCCCAAGGCGATAATCCCGGTGGACCTTTTTGGCCTGCCTGCTGATTATGAACCCATCATGGCGCTGGCGCGACAATACGGCCTGTACGTTGTCGAGGATGCCGCCCAGGGGCTTGGCGGCATATACAAGGGCAGGCAGGCCGGTGGTTTTGGCCATATCGGCACCACGAGTTTTTTTCCGGCAAAACCACTGGGCTGTTATGGCGACGGCGGCGCCGTGTTCACCGATGACGATGGGCTGGCGGATATTATCCGTTCCATTCGGGTCCACGGCAAGGGCACGGATAAGTATGACAATATCCGGCTGGGTCTTAATGCGCGCCTCCACACCCTGCAAGCGGCAATCTTGTTGCCCAAGCTTGAGATCTTTCCTGCCGAGATTGAGGCCAGGCAAAGGGTGGCCCAGAGGTATACCGACGGGTTGAAGAAGTGCGACACTCTGGTGGTGCCCCATGTTCCCGAGGGCTGTCAATCTGTCTGGGCCCAATACACCCTGCTTGCCGAGGACAGGGGCACGGTTCAGGAAGCACTCAAGGCCAAGGGGGTGCCCACGGCGATCTATTATGGCCGTTGCCTGCATCTGCAACCCGCCTATGCAAACTTGCACTATAAGGTCGGTGATTTTCCTGTGGGTGAGACAAGTTCCGCCAATGTATTCAGTCTGCCCATGCACCCCTATTTGGACAATGAAACAATAGATTACATAGTCGAGGCTGTCTGTTCCGCAATGCAGGCGAGGTAA
- a CDS encoding endonuclease: MAKQPAVYIMASRRNGTLYTGVTSNLVKRVWEHKSDVVPGFTRRHAVHLLVYYELFDSMEAAITREKQIKAGSRAKKLRLIESMNSEWHDLYETIL, translated from the coding sequence ATGGCAAAGCAGCCGGCAGTCTATATAATGGCCAGTCGTCGCAACGGCACACTGTATACAGGTGTAACCTCAAATTTGGTGAAACGGGTTTGGGAGCACAAGAGTGATGTGGTACCGGGTTTTACACGGCGTCATGCTGTCCATCTGCTCGTCTATTATGAGCTTTTTGATAGCATGGAGGCCGCCATAACGAGGGAGAAACAGATAAAGGCAGGTTCACGGGCCAAAAAATTACGCCTCATCGAATCTATGAATAGTGAGTGGCATGATCTGTATGAGACGATTTTGTGA
- a CDS encoding UDP-N-acetyl-D-glucosamine dehydrogenase, whose protein sequence is MLTNLLDKLKRKEATIGIVGLGYVGLPLMLRYVEVGFRVLGLDIDEEKISSLNGGESYIKHIASERIKQVVEAGMFEATSDFARATNVDALLICVPTPLTKYREPDLSYVTGTLDSLLPYLRAGQVVSLESTTYPGTTDEVLKPRIENQNLTVGTDIFLVYSPEREDPANGSFTTRTIPKVCGGDTDSCLQAGVALYEQVIDQVVPVSSTKAAEMTKLLENIYRAVNIGLVNELKIVADKMGIDIWEVINAAATKPFGYTPFYPGPGLGGHCIPIDPFYLTWKAREYGLHTRFIELAGEVNTAMPEWVVGKIMDALNDRGKALHGAKILVLGIAYKKNVDDMRESPSVELMDLLKKKGTEVLYADPFVPRFPPMRKYAFDLASTTLTPAIIEQVDCVLLATDHDDFDYQMIARHAQLIVDTRGVFDGELPNVVKA, encoded by the coding sequence ATGCTAACCAACTTATTGGATAAATTGAAAAGAAAAGAGGCAACCATTGGCATAGTCGGCCTTGGTTACGTCGGTCTTCCTCTTATGCTGCGTTATGTCGAGGTGGGTTTTCGGGTCCTCGGCCTTGATATTGATGAAGAGAAAATATCCAGCCTCAATGGCGGCGAAAGCTATATCAAACATATCGCCTCAGAACGCATCAAGCAGGTTGTTGAGGCGGGGATGTTTGAGGCGACAAGCGATTTTGCCAGGGCCACCAATGTCGATGCCCTCCTGATCTGCGTGCCCACCCCCCTTACCAAGTATCGTGAGCCGGACCTCTCCTATGTCACGGGCACCCTTGATTCCCTCCTGCCCTATCTTCGGGCCGGCCAGGTCGTCAGCCTGGAGAGCACAACCTATCCCGGCACCACCGATGAAGTTTTAAAACCCAGGATTGAAAATCAAAATCTCACGGTGGGCACGGATATCTTCCTTGTCTATTCCCCGGAGCGTGAGGACCCGGCCAATGGCAGTTTCACCACACGAACCATTCCCAAGGTTTGCGGCGGCGATACGGACAGCTGTTTACAGGCAGGTGTCGCCCTCTATGAGCAGGTGATCGACCAGGTGGTGCCGGTATCTTCCACCAAGGCCGCCGAGATGACCAAACTGCTTGAAAATATCTATCGGGCAGTCAATATCGGCCTTGTCAATGAACTGAAGATAGTAGCCGACAAAATGGGTATCGATATCTGGGAGGTGATCAACGCTGCCGCCACCAAGCCTTTCGGGTACACGCCTTTTTACCCTGGCCCTGGCCTGGGCGGCCACTGCATTCCCATCGACCCCTTTTACCTGACCTGGAAGGCCCGTGAGTATGGCCTGCATACGAGGTTTATTGAACTTGCCGGTGAAGTCAACACCGCCATGCCGGAATGGGTGGTGGGCAAGATTATGGATGCCCTCAATGACAGGGGCAAGGCGCTCCACGGCGCCAAGATCCTGGTGCTTGGCATTGCCTATAAAAAGAATGTGGATGATATGCGCGAGTCGCCTTCCGTGGAGCTGATGGATCTCCTTAAGAAAAAAGGCACTGAAGTGCTCTACGCAGACCCGTTTGTGCCGAGATTCCCACCAATGCGTAAATATGCATTTGATCTGGCATCCACTACCTTGACCCCGGCAATTATAGAACAGGTGGACTGTGTGCTGCTTGCCACGGATCATGATGATTTTGATTATCAGATGATCGCCAGACACGCGCAGCTGATTGTTGATACCCGTGGTGTCTTTGATGGCGAGCTGCCGAATGTGGTGAAGGCCTGA